The Hydrogenimonas thermophila genome includes a window with the following:
- a CDS encoding ParA family protein gives MILTLSHQKGGVGKSTIAWNLAFELSKNIDVKVIDLDIQQSLSVANDIRVNSGLPSMPIEKIESPDRLTKLIQNDTDDQLIIIDSGGFDSSFNRIAIVASDMIITPISDKPFDLMGLKKYEEILQTLSDIQKETIQSHVIFNSINPSMRRFEELIEFVESSKHFKPLKTILRQRVDYANSIGSGKTVCEYKPASKAAQEILALAKEVKELLNIF, from the coding sequence TTGATTCTAACACTCTCACATCAAAAAGGTGGCGTAGGAAAATCTACAATAGCTTGGAATCTTGCTTTTGAGCTTAGCAAGAATATTGATGTAAAAGTTATTGACCTTGATATTCAACAATCTTTGAGTGTTGCAAATGATATAAGGGTTAATAGTGGTTTGCCAAGTATGCCAATTGAAAAAATTGAATCACCTGATAGGCTTACTAAACTTATTCAAAATGATACAGATGATCAGTTAATTATTATCGATTCAGGAGGTTTTGACAGCTCTTTTAACCGTATAGCTATCGTTGCATCTGATATGATCATAACACCTATTTCAGATAAACCTTTTGATCTTATGGGATTAAAAAAGTATGAAGAGATACTGCAAACTCTATCAGATATACAAAAAGAGACTATACAGTCTCATGTAATATTTAATAGCATCAATCCATCAATGAGAAGATTTGAAGAATTAATAGAATTTGTAGAGAGTTCCAAACATTTCAAACCATTAAAAACAATACTGCGTCAAAGAGTTGATTATGCAAACTCCATAGGCTCTGGTAAAACTGTATGCGAATACAAGCCAGCATCAAAAGCTGCTCAAGAAATACTTGCTCTTGCCAAAGAAGTAAAAGAGCTATTGAATATATTTTAA
- the tnpA gene encoding IS200/IS605 family transposase has translation MDKTLYKKNRHAIFRLKYHLVVVSKFKRDVINEEIAKRLQEIAKEIFEEAWKCEITNIEFKPNYVHIAFETQPQVQLSKLVNNFKTVSSRLIRKEFKEDVKKYYFDKSYFWAPSYCLLSVGNNANVIIDEYVNNLVEE, from the coding sequence ATGGATAAAACCCTATATAAAAAGAATAGACACGCTATATTTAGACTAAAGTATCATTTAGTTGTAGTTTCTAAGTTTAAAAGAGATGTAATCAATGAAGAGATTGCAAAAAGATTGCAGGAAATCGCAAAAGAGATATTTGAAGAGGCTTGGAAGTGTGAAATTACCAATATTGAGTTTAAACCTAACTATGTACATATAGCATTTGAAACACAACCGCAGGTACAACTCTCAAAGCTTGTAAACAATTTTAAAACGGTAAGCAGTAGGCTTATTAGAAAAGAGTTTAAAGAAGATGTAAAAAAGTATTACTTCGATAAGTCATACTTTTGGGCACCAAGTTATTGTCTATTATCTGTGGGTAATAATGCAAATGTAATAATAGATGAGTATGTTAATAACTTAGTAGAAGAGTAA